The following nucleotide sequence is from Zea mays cultivar B73 chromosome 1, Zm-B73-REFERENCE-NAM-5.0, whole genome shotgun sequence.
TACTCACATAACCACTGTCACCGAGATCTACACGACAGATAGTGAGATGGACAAGGGAGAGGCGGCCATGGAGTGGAGGTTGGCGGCGACGGGCGATTCGAGGTCACTAGAGTCGACAGTGGCATCGAGGGGGGGCAGTGGTGGAGTGGGAGAGGCAGAGTCGCGGATAACTAGAGAGGCGGAGAGTGCCTGAGTGTGAGCGAGCGATAGCGAAATGAATTAGAGttaggagagggagggagagccGGGCGAGCGATGGGGGCGAGGGGTGAGCTGGGCCAGTTTGGCCCGTCGCCTAAAGGTCGTGCTGGATTGTGTCTGCGTGCGGGCCTAGGTGACAGCCAAGGCATGGCCTGCTACCCTGTGTCGGGCCAGCCTGAGTCCAATGACCCTTGAGCCGGGTTGGGCCGAAAATATGGGCTTCTACCGAGCTATCGGGCCTTAGGCTTCATGGCTTTCTATAGTCCTCGCGAAGGGAAGACACGAGTAGAGTTGAAAGTAGTGAGGAGACCAAACGGTTCGGTCCAAACTTTCGGGTCTAGACACGAGTGAAGCGGCGGCGTGATATGAGGGGACTAGTAGAGTGACTGTAGTAGGTAGACGGTGGCGAGCTAGCACAGGTCTAATGGCCCGCCAAGCCAATCGTCATGGCACGACACACCTAAGCACATGTAAGACCATGTGTGGACCGAGAGGAGAGCTTGGTGATTTGACGTAATATAATATAACATAGCTAGAACATAGTGTCACTTAGTATCGTGGCAAATAGTGTTAGGATCGAGTTAGGGTCGAGGGCACCTGTATGACTATGTATACATAAGAAGGAAATATATAATGCTTAATAAAAAGCACCTTTTTGATGTTAGTTACTCTCTCTCCACCTACAAAAGAATGTAATTTTCGCTTTCCGAGAAGAGAATCAGTTTAAGCAAAGAAGTATTAACCCTCGTGATGCAAAATAAGCATTAGATTAATTATTGAAAATATTTTTATAATAATTTATTTGGAGGTATAAATGTTAATATTATTTAGTACAAATTTGATTAAAGCGAGGACCGAGGTGCGCGGATACTAATAGTATAATTGCATTCATGCGTACACGGACGGAGGAGTGACGAGCacatctctctctatctctcgctCTCTCTGTGACGTCACCAGGTTTGGTGGTGATGTTTCGTGTCTGACATCATGAGGAGACAGGATAGGCACTTTGCGGTTTTGTTTTTCCATCGACGCGCAAAGAGGGTTGAAGATTCCTGGTGTGGAGGTACACGTCGGCCGGTCGCCGGTCAAGATTGTCTGGTTTCTCCACGCCCAGCCCAACCCCAAACTCTGACCATCACTTCACACACATGCCTTCTCTCGCCACTTCACTGTAGTATTATTATTTAATAATAACGATAAAAACATCTCACCATCACCATCAATCTAATCACTAATCAGGCCGTAGTAGTACTCCACATCACATCTCGATTTATATCAGAATCACATTGGTCAACGGAGAATTTTTTTTTGGGTTAGACTTTCTTCATCCTGGTGAGTAGAGGCAGCGAAACAGATTATTAGGTCATCATGAAAATCATAAAGCTAGAGTTATAGGATTTTGTAAGTTATTTTGataaattattttatttaatatttAGGTTAAAAATATTGTTTGACTTCTAAACTTATATAACAAATTATAGCTTCACGCTATAGCTGGAACTTGGAGTAGACTCAAACCCTACTTGTATAAGATAAGATAAAAATCCAAGAGAATTCATATATTGAGCAGAAACCTTTCTCTTTCCCTCATGTAATGTTTGGTTTCCGGAGTCAATTAGAATGGAGCGACTCCGTCCGAAAGATTTTTTGTGGAGCCGGATGGTTCAATATTTAAGcttaatttttatttttttagatCCACTCTATATACTATATATAATTAATCCAAACAACAATAAATTGAGAGAAAAACACTAGATTGTTAGACACAACACATGCCGAACTGAGCGTGCTCGTATCGTAGCAGATGACATACCAGGAACGGGAGCGAGACCAGACAAAAGATATACAGGCTGTGCACGAACGGAGAAAACGAAACGAGGTCAAGTTATAAGACGACCCAAAAGTGACCGAATCTTTTAAATCTCCAGCAGAACAACAGAACAGATCGGGGCATGCTGCCCTCACTCTCGCTCACCAACCCAAACTCGGAGCAGCAGCAGCTCATGCTCCTGTATGCCGGTGGTTTCTGACACGGCGGAGATGCAATTAGAGAGAGGGAAAAGTGCAACTCATGGCAAGTTGAGAGGTTTGAACCGGTCAGGATTTTGACTTTGAATTGAACCCTCAATTGGATTGCATTGCAGCTCCCTTCTCTCTGGTTGGTTGGTTGAGACTTGAGAGGCAGAGAAAGACCGTGGAACCGGTCCAAGATTCCCCCCAATGCTTGCTAACGGTAGCGGATCCCCCACCCCGACCCGGGACGCGGCGGTTCGTTCAACGGTCAAACAACAACATAACCAACTAGTGCCACCCAAACCGCTAAAGTGAAATATTGGACCGGACCCATGATTATATAGAGATCAACAAGACATCCATGGGAATCGGATGGTTTTTTTTACAGGACAAGTCGTTTTCGCCAACAATAAGAAATGATTCTATCTAGTATCTAGAAGATTACATATCTAGAAGATTTAAATATCGTAAATCGTTTATATATTAAGCTGATCACAGTTTGTCTCCCCCTTTAGCTTACATGTATAACAACTGTACAAACATGTCTGATTGGCTTCGAAGATGTCTTAGAGCATGTTTAGATCCATGCAGCAAACAATTTGTCGTCTAATTTTAGCATATTACCCTCCGAACACGCTAACTAATAAATTGTCTAATTGTTAGCTGGAGGACTGACAAACTGTTTGCTCATTAGCCATTTGATCTTGCTAATAGGTGCTAATGTATCGTATAAAGAGAAAAAGGGACATAAGTGAGCCGAGACACTAAATATATCCTGGATAATTGTTGGTAGCTAATTATTTGCCTGCTAATTGTTAGCCACTGGCAAATAATTAGCTAGGAGGATCCAAACATACCTTAATTATTTCTAAAAAAAAACATCTCCAGCCACCTGGCATTTAAAATATAGTTTTCCTTCATTTTTTTTACAGTTTTTAATATCACTAATGTAGCGTTCAGCTACAGGTCTTGAGGTTTTATCCAAATTACTTAAGAGGGATCGAGGACAAGTGTTTAACAGTATGTCGGATCAAACTCACTTCACTTGAAAAGCTCACTTCGCTTGAAAACCACACTTCACTTGCTTTAAGTAGGGCGGGCGAGCAGATGACAAGCCAGGACCCGACCCGGCAAGCGCGGCAGCCAATCGCAGCGCGGTCTCCCCGATCTGGGGCGGTCAAACAAATGATCGGCTTCCTCTGGTCGCCTCGCCTCACTTCACTTGAAATTCCTAGACGCAGACGCGCTTCCCACTCCGGCCCGGACGCTTGCTATAAAAACCTCCGCTCGCCATCCCGCttccctccactccaccaccaCTCGTCCACTCCTCCTCCACGTCAAGCGAAGCCACTCCTGATCGCCGATCGCTCGCCAACTCACGCGGACCGCCCCTCGAGCTGCAACGACCGGCCTCCCTTGCTCCGGCTCCCACCGAGCCTCGATCGATCGCCGCAGCAGTCGCCAATGGCTGATGCAGTGGAGAGCCGCGGCGGGCGGGCGCGCCTGGTCTCGGACCTGGGCCGCGTGCAGGACCTGGTGCGCCAGCTCGAGCTGCAGCTGCGCGCGCCCGGGGACGCAGCCTCCGTCGACCTCTGCCGCCGCCTCGTCCACCAGATCGTCGCGCTCACCGACAGCTCCATCGGCATGCTCCGCTCGTCCCCGGACCTCGCCTCGCCGCTGCCCGCCACCGGGACCGGGAGCCCGATCAGCAGCGACGCCGCCTCCGACCACCCCTTCCGCGCCGCcgccagcgccagcgccagcCCCAAGAAGCGCAAGGCCACGGCGCGCTGGACCAGCCAGCAGGCGCGCGTCAGCGCCGCGGGCGGCAGCGGCGCCGAGGGCCCCGTCGACGACGGCTACAGCTGGCGCAAGTACGGCCAGAAGGACATCCTCGGCGCCAAGCACCCGCGGGCCTACTACCGCTGCACGCACCGCAACTCGCAGAACTGCCCGGCCACCAAGCAGGTGCAGCGCACCGACGACCACCCGGCGCTCTTCGACGTCGTCTACCACGGCGAGCACACCTGcaggcccgccgccgccgccgccggcggcggctCCAAGAGGGCGGCACAGCAGCACAACCCGCACGCGCAGGCCGCGCTGCAGGGCCTCGCCGCGCGCCTCACGGTGGCCACCGCCACGGACGCCGCCGCGCTCCCGCCCATGACGCCCGAGAGCTGCCCCGTGCGGGGCGCCTCATCCCCGTGGTCGCTCGCGTCGTCTGTCGCCTCCGACTCCAACGGCTGCATGCACCAGGACGTCTCGCCGTGCCCGGTACCCGGGTACAGGGAATGGACCTCGGACGGCGACCTCCAGGAGGTGGTGTCATCTGCGTTCGCCGCCGTCTCGTCGGTTGCGCCCCTGCCGGTGCTCGACGACGAATTCATGCCTCTCGAGTGCTTTGGATTCGACCATACCTTCGACATTGACACCGCAATGCCAAGCCTCTACTATCCATGAGGAGAAGAGCGTCCAATACAAGTCGACATTATTGACACCGCAGTGCCAAGCCTCTGCTATCCATTAGGAGAAGAGCATCAAATACACGTCTGATCGGATCGGCAGCAGCCCTGTCGTCGTCTCCATGACAGGAGGGAGGAGCAGAGGAGCCTCTTCCTAAGAACTGTGCAGTAGCAGAAGCCAACAGGGCTTTTAGAACATCTTAATGAATAGCTTGTTTCATTACCTTTTGTTTCCTTCTTTCTTTACTTTTTTTGTGTCAGTTCTCAACTTGCTTGATCGGGTTTTGTTGATTTCAGTCAGCAAGATAAATGTTAAATTTTACTACTTACGGTGCAATCAGTTTCAATCTCATAAATGATAAATCatcttctcttgaaattgtttcaCTTTCATGTTTGCACACCACCTAACCTTAGAGAGCAACAAATCGTAAAACGCATTCAACGACCAAGTTAAAATCAAACTTGCAACATCTTAACCATAACATCCCTTCAGAAGTGATCATGAGAAACGAGTCCTGATTTAAACAAAACAATTGGGAAAAAAACGTTTCAGTCTTGTCCAACAACAGAAATGTGCAAGCACAACAACCAGTGGTCGAACAGCTCACATTGCCCCATCAGAGGGGAAAAAAAACGATCTCCTACATCACAGCTCAGGGCAGGCCTAATAACAGTTGTGGAACAATTATACTGGCATTCATATGCTCGATGGTCGCAATGCTCAAACATAGATAAAATGTAGCTTCTCACAAATTTATGTCCCGTAATAAATTCAATACAAACTATCCTGTCATCATCATGAAGCCTTCAACTGACCGATGCAGAAATCCTCGATGATATCGAAGACCCTAGTGCCATGCTGTGGCCTGTGGATCCAGAAAAAAGGAATGTCATAGAGCTGAGGAAGAAAAACAGAAACTAACTAGAGACTGAGTCCGTTCATGCAAAAGCATGAAAGTCACAC
It contains:
- the LOC100284462 gene encoding Probable WRKY transcription factor 41; the protein is MADAVESRGGRARLVSDLGRVQDLVRQLELQLRAPGDAASVDLCRRLVHQIVALTDSSIGMLRSSPDLASPLPATGTGSPISSDAASDHPFRAAASASASPKKRKATARWTSQQARVSAAGGSGAEGPVDDGYSWRKYGQKDILGAKHPRAYYRCTHRNSQNCPATKQVQRTDDHPALFDVVYHGEHTCRPAAAAAGGGSKRAAQQHNPHAQAALQGLAARLTVATATDAAALPPMTPESCPVRGASSPWSLASSVASDSNGCMHQDVSPCPVPGYREWTSDGDLQEVVSSAFAAVSSVAPLPVLDDEFMPLECFGFDHTFDIDTAMPSLYYP